From Populus trichocarpa isolate Nisqually-1 chromosome 19, P.trichocarpa_v4.1, whole genome shotgun sequence, a single genomic window includes:
- the LOC112325213 gene encoding GDSL esterase/lipase At1g29670: MADKIKVWCFLLFLLRLASNLQNCAHAAPQVPCFFIFGDSLADSGNNNNLVTAAKANYRPYGIDFPNGTTGRFTNGRTVVDIIGELLGFNQFIPPFATARGRDILVGVNYASGASGIRDESGRQLGDRISLNEQLQNHAATLSRLTQLLGTKQAAENYLNKCLYYVSLGSNDYLNNYFMPSNYTTSRLYTPDQYAKVLIDQYSQQIKLLYHLGARKIALPGLRPIGSIPYSFSTLCRNNVSCVTNINNAVLPFNAGLVSLVDQLNRELNDARFIYLNSTGMSSGDPSVLGFRVTNVGCCPARSDGQCIQDPCQNRTEYAFWDAIHPTEALNQFTARRSYNAILPSDAYPTDISHLIS; this comes from the exons ATGGCAGACAAGATCAAAGTATGGTGCTTCCTACTTTTCCTATTGAGGCTGGCGTCGAATTTGCAAAATTGTGCTCATGCCGCTCCACAGGTgccttgttttttcatatttggagACTCGTTGGCGGATAgtggcaacaacaacaaccttgTCACAGCTGCTAAGGCCAATTACCGCCCATATGGAATTGACTTCCCAAATGGAACCACCGGAAGGTTTACTAATGGCCGAACCGTAGTGGATATCATTG GTGAACTTCTGGGCTTTAACCAATTTATTCCACCATTTGCAACTGCTAGAGGCAGAGACATATTGGTTGGTGTTAACTATGCATCTGGGGCATCAGGGATTCGTGATGAGAGTGGAAGGCAACTG GGTGATAGAATCAGCCTAAATGAGCAATTGCAAAATCATGCTGCTACACTCAGTCGCTTGACTCAATTACTAGGGACTAAGCAGGCAGCAGAAAATTACCTTAATAAGTGCTTATATTATGTCAGCTTGGGCAGTAATGACTACTTAAACAACTACTTCATGCCTAGCAATTATACAACAAGCCGATTATACACCCCTGATCAATATGCCAAGGTTTTAATTGACCAGTATAGTCAGCAAATAAAG CTTCTGTACCACCTAGGAGCCAGGAAAATTGCCTTGCCTGGACTTCGACCAATAGGCAGCATTCCATACTCATTTTCTACTCTATGCCGCAACAATGTCTCTTGTGTGACCAATATAAACAACGCAGTCCTCCCTTTTAACGCAGGACTTGTATCACTTGTTGATCAACTGAATAGAGAGTTGAATGACGCACGCTTTATATACCTGAATTCTACTGGGATGTCATCTGGCGATCCTTCTGTGCTCG GGTTTAGGGTTACAAACGTTGGATGTTGTCCAGCACGTAGTGATGGCCAATGCATTCAAGACCCATGCCAAAATAGGACTGAATATGCGTTTTGGGATGCAATTCATCCTACCGAAGCTTTGAACCAATTCACTGCAAGAAGATCGTACAATGCCATTCTTCCATCTGATGCTTATCCAACCGATATCAGTCATTTAATCAGTTAA